Proteins encoded within one genomic window of Nitrospina gracilis 3/211:
- a CDS encoding 2-oxoacid:acceptor oxidoreductase family protein — MSEEQVMKRMNIRISGLGGQGAVTAAHLLAMAANKMGKYSISNPFFGAEKRMAPAESYVRIGPVKIYDRGELVFPEVIMVFHPQVITMQKSYTAPFYSGIKENGLIIINTNVDLLTDEDHKRLNDLNVSVLNHDATHMALEVGGTELSTNMAMIGACAGITKVVDLPALEAALQDRFGKRYVASGGTATLDEAIKKKYAKKEQLLQKNNDTIKKSYEIASEWVKTSNYSPAFYGPGEFEAVGAATAS; from the coding sequence ATGAGTGAAGAGCAAGTAATGAAACGGATGAATATCCGGATCTCCGGCTTGGGTGGGCAGGGGGCGGTTACTGCCGCTCATCTGTTGGCCATGGCCGCGAACAAGATGGGAAAATACTCCATCTCCAATCCGTTCTTCGGCGCGGAAAAGCGGATGGCCCCGGCCGAAAGCTATGTGCGCATCGGTCCGGTTAAAATCTATGACCGCGGGGAACTGGTTTTCCCGGAAGTCATCATGGTGTTCCATCCGCAGGTCATCACCATGCAGAAGAGCTACACCGCTCCGTTTTATTCCGGAATCAAGGAAAATGGCTTGATCATCATCAATACCAACGTGGACCTGCTGACCGATGAAGACCACAAACGCTTGAACGACCTCAACGTTTCGGTCTTGAACCATGATGCGACGCATATGGCATTGGAAGTCGGCGGCACCGAGCTTTCCACCAATATGGCGATGATCGGCGCCTGTGCCGGTATCACCAAAGTGGTGGACCTGCCGGCGCTGGAAGCTGCCCTGCAGGACCGCTTCGGCAAACGGTACGTCGCTTCCGGCGGTACCGCTACGCTGGACGAAGCCATTAAAAAGAAGTATGCTAAAAAGGAGCAACTGCTCCAGAAAAACAACGATACGATTAAAAAGTCTTACGAGATTGCCTCGGAGTGGGTGAAAACGTCCAATTACTCGCCTGCGTTTTACGGCCCCGGTGAATTCGAGGCAGTTGGGGCCGCAACGGCTTCCTAA
- a CDS encoding thiamine pyrophosphate-dependent enzyme, translating to MSKERIQLSEDLADIMPQEYHDMVENATYGNTQRGWKDIGTSKELIEEHSLCAGCPESIAFRFILSSIPNPEDSVFVGSTGCTSLVFPHIAVHNIHSLFGNQNAIASGLQRALKVRYPDRIKDVIVLAGDGATVDIGLDMTMQSWFRQEKFTTICFDNELYANTGGQESGLMQKGFVAKMAPVGKGFEKVRLPEIAFESGCHYVACLTVSKPNRVEKAIRNAIHVSREFGPTYVQLYTPCILEIGKQSMEGLDEMKDAESIGGRFVMKEFMTDEVKAFLKELDAREKEEKKAAKAQAAAK from the coding sequence ATGAGTAAAGAACGAATCCAGTTGAGTGAAGACTTGGCTGACATCATGCCGCAGGAGTACCACGACATGGTGGAAAACGCCACATATGGCAATACCCAGCGGGGCTGGAAGGACATCGGTACCAGCAAAGAACTGATCGAGGAACACTCACTGTGCGCGGGTTGTCCGGAATCCATCGCTTTCCGGTTCATCCTGTCCAGTATCCCGAACCCGGAAGACTCCGTGTTCGTCGGTTCCACCGGTTGCACCAGCCTGGTGTTCCCGCACATTGCGGTTCATAACATCCATTCCTTGTTTGGTAACCAGAATGCAATCGCTTCCGGCCTTCAGCGGGCCCTCAAGGTGCGCTACCCGGACAGGATCAAGGATGTTATCGTTCTTGCCGGTGACGGCGCCACCGTTGACATTGGTCTTGATATGACCATGCAGTCCTGGTTCCGTCAGGAAAAGTTCACCACCATCTGTTTCGACAACGAGCTGTACGCCAACACCGGCGGACAGGAAAGCGGCCTCATGCAGAAGGGCTTCGTTGCCAAGATGGCTCCGGTCGGCAAGGGGTTTGAAAAAGTTCGCCTGCCGGAAATCGCTTTTGAGTCCGGTTGTCACTACGTGGCTTGCCTGACGGTATCCAAACCGAATCGCGTTGAGAAAGCGATCCGCAACGCCATTCACGTTTCCCGTGAATTCGGCCCGACCTACGTTCAGCTCTACACGCCGTGCATCCTTGAGATCGGCAAGCAGAGCATGGAAGGTTTGGATGAAATGAAGGACGCCGAATCCATTGGAGGTCGTTTCGTGATGAAGGAATTCATGACGGATGAGGTTAAGGCCTTCCTGAAGGAGTTGGACGCCAGGGAAAAAGAGGAAAAGAAGGCCGCCAAGGCCCAAGCCGCCGCGAAGTAA
- a CDS encoding transketolase C-terminal domain-containing protein gives MNKKVETQGKRILLSETVELGHKNQKGQVFTDPNEMFFDAERTPAFLTGSEVIREAIKRSSLDISVAYPITPQSEAAALIGELYAEGYLGDYFRGESEFAVMGECAGAAFGGARVFTTTAGPGTMRAMENFPMWAGSRLPIQVCVTCRGINSPLSIQPDTLEIYYLLETGMLVWHAETAQDLYDWILGGFLVSEQPDVHVPLALCCDGFFVTHTKDTVLLQSEEMCLPKYDPYRSPVTCMDMEVPPVRMMRDPFVMKSNYISYMTHASWQLEIHAAVERSRKHTKALMGGSLIETENLDREILIVSSGTAVSQGREAIRLLEEEHGIKVGLVKIKSLRPFPHEEVREATANAKHIIVPEFNVVGWLAREIKAIVPNNERVYAGPHVAGGMTMPSEVIVEEIMKHLGIKANTLSSRGS, from the coding sequence ATGAATAAAAAGGTTGAAACCCAGGGCAAAAGAATTCTTTTGTCGGAAACAGTGGAGCTTGGTCACAAGAACCAGAAGGGTCAGGTTTTTACGGACCCGAACGAGATGTTCTTTGACGCGGAGCGCACCCCAGCGTTTCTGACCGGTTCCGAAGTTATTCGCGAAGCCATCAAACGGTCCAGCCTGGATATTTCGGTGGCTTATCCGATCACCCCTCAGAGTGAAGCGGCGGCGCTGATTGGCGAGTTGTACGCCGAAGGCTATCTGGGGGATTATTTCCGGGGTGAGAGCGAATTCGCGGTTATGGGCGAATGTGCCGGCGCGGCCTTTGGCGGGGCGCGGGTGTTCACCACCACCGCCGGTCCGGGCACCATGCGGGCGATGGAGAACTTCCCCATGTGGGCGGGTTCCCGTTTGCCCATCCAGGTTTGCGTGACCTGCCGCGGCATCAACTCCCCGCTCAGCATTCAGCCCGACACGCTGGAAATTTACTACCTGCTGGAAACCGGCATGCTGGTTTGGCACGCAGAGACGGCGCAGGATCTTTACGATTGGATTCTGGGTGGCTTCCTGGTTTCCGAGCAGCCGGACGTGCATGTGCCTCTGGCCCTTTGCTGTGACGGCTTCTTCGTCACTCACACAAAAGACACCGTCCTGTTGCAGTCCGAGGAGATGTGCCTGCCGAAATACGATCCGTACCGCTCTCCGGTTACCTGCATGGACATGGAAGTTCCGCCGGTGCGCATGATGCGCGACCCGTTTGTTATGAAATCGAATTACATCAGTTACATGACCCACGCTTCCTGGCAGTTGGAAATCCACGCTGCCGTAGAACGGTCCCGCAAGCACACCAAGGCGCTGATGGGCGGCTCCTTGATCGAAACCGAAAACCTCGATCGCGAAATCTTGATCGTTTCCTCGGGTACGGCGGTTTCGCAGGGCCGTGAAGCCATCCGCCTGCTCGAAGAAGAACATGGTATCAAGGTGGGTCTGGTCAAGATCAAATCCCTGCGGCCGTTCCCGCACGAGGAAGTTCGGGAAGCCACGGCGAATGCCAAGCACATCATCGTGCCGGAATTCAATGTCGTCGGTTGGTTGGCGCGGGAGATCAAAGCGATCGTTCCGAACAACGAGCGTGTCTACGCCGGTCCTCACGTTGCAGGCGGCATGACGATGCCTTCGGAGGTCATTGTCGAAGAGATCATGAAACACTTGGGTATCAAAGCCAATACCCTGTCCTCCCGCGGCAGTTAG
- a CDS encoding carbon monoxide dehydrogenase beta subunit family protein: MEPYQVLPGPEAFLPPAAAQRGIVLPDPGQAHIEGRLVDEDEAVEYAARKILGAKVPTIFPGPLVLWKWNEKAAKKAKALRRLADTAPMRLIPMADYRPKYPKIDPEIEINPNHPNLTIWHNRIDVCIFVGVHCHQANLALKIIRGGTDCYTIAYCAQAGHEDACLSLRDIGVDTINNLTDTIERLKKEGVKSQAEPFTQFRTSVKGRFVEGS, encoded by the coding sequence ATGGAACCATATCAGGTTTTGCCTGGTCCCGAGGCGTTTTTGCCTCCCGCCGCGGCTCAAAGAGGCATTGTTTTGCCGGACCCGGGGCAGGCGCACATTGAGGGCCGACTTGTTGATGAAGATGAAGCCGTCGAATACGCGGCTCGAAAAATATTGGGCGCGAAAGTACCGACGATTTTTCCTGGCCCCTTGGTGTTGTGGAAATGGAATGAAAAAGCTGCGAAAAAGGCCAAGGCGCTTCGCAGGCTGGCTGATACGGCTCCGATGCGGTTGATCCCGATGGCGGATTACCGGCCCAAGTATCCAAAGATTGACCCGGAGATCGAGATCAACCCGAACCATCCGAATCTTACGATCTGGCACAACCGGATCGATGTCTGCATATTCGTTGGCGTGCATTGTCATCAGGCGAACCTGGCTCTCAAGATCATTCGCGGGGGTACGGATTGCTATACCATCGCTTACTGCGCCCAGGCGGGCCACGAGGATGCGTGTCTGTCGTTGCGGGATATCGGCGTGGACACGATCAACAACCTCACTGATACCATCGAGAGGTTGAAGAAGGAAGGCGTGAAGAGTCAGGCCGAGCCTTTCACCCAGTTCAGAACAAGTGTCAAGGGACGTTTTGTTGAAGGTTCCTGA
- a CDS encoding ferritin family protein: MTTSLGEDLRTTLQCSDAVQICMAMEREGIAYYERAARNVNDDRVRQVLEHLADQEKDHARTLQEKSRFLQPAVQRRTPEKPEVQRFIRQQILGKVFPETRRDRPQSWTDAEALEIGIQSEKNSIQILEGLIEQVTKIDVRTVFSHLVVEEKKHLEQLQALRAQLP, from the coding sequence ATGACTACCAGCCTGGGAGAAGATTTGAGGACCACCCTTCAATGTTCCGACGCCGTACAGATCTGCATGGCAATGGAACGTGAAGGCATTGCTTACTACGAGCGGGCGGCGAGGAATGTGAACGACGACCGCGTACGGCAGGTGCTGGAGCACCTGGCCGATCAGGAAAAGGACCACGCCCGCACGCTGCAGGAGAAATCGCGTTTTCTTCAACCTGCGGTTCAGCGGCGTACCCCGGAAAAACCGGAAGTCCAGCGATTCATCCGGCAGCAGATTCTGGGCAAGGTGTTTCCAGAAACCCGCAGGGATCGACCGCAGTCCTGGACCGATGCGGAAGCGTTGGAAATCGGTATCCAGTCGGAGAAAAACTCCATTCAGATTCTGGAGGGTCTGATTGAGCAGGTGACCAAGATTGACGTTCGCACCGTGTTCTCTCATTTGGTGGTGGAAGAGAAAAAGCATCTTGAACAACTGCAGGCATTGAGGGCGCAACTCCCGTGA
- the rnhA gene encoding ribonuclease HI, with amino-acid sequence MQKILIYTDGACKGNPGPGGYGGLIFQNGKKLEFKGSDPSTTNNIMEMTAAIVALKKLKEPSEVELYTDSEYLVKGMTEWMPNWVRRNWTTSTKKPVKNKELWQELRRLADTHNITWKWVRGHAGHPENERADQLANEAIVEMARG; translated from the coding sequence ATGCAGAAAATTTTGATCTACACAGACGGTGCCTGCAAGGGCAACCCCGGGCCCGGGGGGTACGGGGGTCTCATCTTCCAAAACGGGAAAAAGCTGGAATTCAAGGGCTCCGACCCCAGCACCACCAACAACATCATGGAAATGACCGCCGCCATAGTGGCTCTCAAAAAACTCAAGGAGCCGAGCGAAGTGGAACTCTATACCGACTCGGAATACCTGGTTAAAGGCATGACGGAATGGATGCCCAACTGGGTGCGCCGCAACTGGACCACCAGTACCAAAAAACCGGTGAAAAACAAGGAACTCTGGCAGGAACTGAGGCGGCTGGCCGACACTCACAACATCACCTGGAAGTGGGTGCGCGGGCATGCGGGCCATCCCGAAAACGAACGCGCCGACCAGCTGGCCAACGAAGCCATCGTGGAGATGGCCCGCGGTTGA
- the mltA gene encoding murein transglycosylase A: protein MDSLPYAVHYEADTLDEAEPLVQPDSPANDKIRVFTDKTFAPPPEVETRDSDNWNELEFVNAPRFFDDMSRGTLLQAIDRQLSAFRFANLDERLRLGSRTVTKRDLKETLIAFRRLLVSGLSPEEFSRAVEEQFEIIEAGKGRRGRKRMQFTGYYTPIVDASRYRSHEYSYPLYRKPKQAPTRRVIWTQPESNRDYGYHLSSRTRNLLLTRKEIDGDYVLRDRNLEIAWLKDDLDRYFLHIQGSGYLRFPDGTVQAVRFNGSNELPYKSVGRQMIKDGVITEGEGSMQGIKAYFQRNPEHIPRYLFQNRRYIFFELADQGPTGSAGVELVPGRALATDKRLYPGGGLAFISATKPVLDENNRIIGWKPFSRFVLDQDTGSAIKGPGRADLYFGVGDAAGVAAGHYNQHGKIVYLLRKK, encoded by the coding sequence GTGGATTCCCTGCCCTACGCGGTGCATTACGAAGCGGATACGCTGGATGAAGCGGAACCCCTGGTGCAACCCGATTCCCCAGCCAACGATAAAATCCGGGTATTTACCGATAAAACTTTCGCCCCGCCGCCTGAAGTGGAAACCCGGGATTCCGACAACTGGAACGAACTGGAGTTTGTGAACGCGCCGCGTTTCTTCGACGACATGAGCCGCGGCACCCTGCTGCAGGCCATCGACCGCCAGTTGAGCGCCTTCCGTTTCGCCAACCTGGACGAACGCCTGCGCCTGGGTTCGCGCACAGTGACGAAGCGCGACCTGAAAGAAACGCTCATCGCCTTTCGCCGCCTGCTGGTGAGCGGCCTGTCGCCGGAGGAATTCAGCCGTGCGGTGGAAGAGCAGTTTGAAATCATCGAGGCGGGAAAAGGACGCCGCGGTCGCAAGCGCATGCAGTTCACCGGCTACTACACGCCCATCGTGGATGCCAGCCGATACCGGAGCCATGAATACTCCTATCCTCTTTACCGCAAACCAAAACAGGCGCCCACACGCCGGGTGATCTGGACCCAGCCGGAAAGCAACCGCGACTACGGCTATCACCTCAGTAGCCGCACCCGCAACCTTCTGCTGACGCGCAAGGAAATCGACGGGGACTACGTCCTGCGGGACCGAAACCTGGAGATCGCATGGCTGAAGGATGACCTTGACCGGTACTTCCTGCACATACAGGGTTCCGGGTACCTGCGCTTTCCGGACGGCACGGTACAGGCGGTGCGCTTCAACGGGTCCAACGAGCTTCCTTACAAAAGCGTCGGACGGCAGATGATAAAGGACGGCGTCATCACCGAAGGTGAGGGGAGCATGCAGGGCATCAAGGCCTATTTCCAGCGCAACCCGGAACACATCCCGCGTTACCTGTTCCAGAACCGCCGCTACATTTTCTTCGAGCTGGCGGACCAGGGCCCGACGGGATCGGCGGGGGTCGAGCTGGTGCCGGGGCGCGCCCTGGCCACGGACAAGAGGCTTTACCCCGGCGGTGGCCTGGCCTTCATCTCCGCCACCAAACCGGTCCTCGATGAAAACAACCGAATCATCGGCTGGAAGCCGTTTTCCCGCTTCGTGCTCGATCAGGATACGGGAAGCGCCATCAAGGGACCCGGCCGCGCCGACCTGTACTTCGGCGTGGGAGACGCCGCAGGCGTGGCCGCGGGCCACTACAACCAGCACGGCAAAATCGTGTACCTGCTTCGGAAAAAATAA
- a CDS encoding tetratricopeptide repeat protein, with translation MHHRDSRSPAIALLLTAVLASGLFSACATQRVQSDWYQKGDAAYEQSDYKEAFAWYRKAAEAGHVEAQTQLGMMYATGQGVRQDYDAALAWTRKAAESGHVRAQTNLGILYMTGFGIPRDFKESVKWLTMGAEGGDPKAQTQLGLMRETGIGIARDPIRALHWYRKAATSTEEPYATLARNGLERLEGEDSLKD, from the coding sequence ATGCACCACCGCGATTCCCGATCCCCAGCCATCGCCCTCCTGCTGACAGCCGTGCTTGCCAGTGGACTGTTCTCCGCCTGCGCCACCCAGCGGGTGCAATCCGACTGGTATCAAAAAGGCGATGCCGCGTACGAGCAATCCGATTATAAGGAAGCGTTCGCGTGGTACCGCAAAGCGGCGGAGGCGGGTCACGTGGAGGCACAGACGCAACTCGGCATGATGTACGCCACCGGGCAGGGCGTGCGGCAGGATTACGACGCGGCGCTGGCGTGGACGCGCAAGGCGGCGGAGTCGGGACACGTCCGCGCGCAGACCAATCTCGGCATCCTGTACATGACGGGCTTCGGCATCCCGCGCGATTTTAAAGAGTCGGTGAAGTGGCTGACGATGGGGGCTGAGGGAGGCGACCCAAAGGCGCAGACCCAGCTCGGCCTGATGCGCGAGACGGGCATCGGGATCGCCCGCGATCCCATCCGCGCCCTGCACTGGTACCGCAAAGCCGCCACCAGCACCGAAGAACCCTACGCCACGTTAGCGAGAAACGGCTTGGAACGGTTGGAAGGCGAAGATAGTTTGAAAGATTAG
- a CDS encoding phosphoribosyltransferase, producing MFSRIKKEGQFEFGPGIKSHYNYDYGSLSDTMNEAYCAMLLRKLEAWQKEHGQFEVVVGIETEGIRIGYTLAKMMNLTFYIMPHRRIELEQLGVPKYPADTHWLIVDDIVTTGSQFMRTVDYLDIEETPETITYACMIKRNPANLDFSAVSGSPDKEQKWVRTERFDFVDKRLVALYSED from the coding sequence GTGTTCTCGCGAATCAAGAAGGAAGGCCAATTCGAGTTCGGCCCCGGCATCAAATCCCATTACAACTACGACTACGGTTCGCTGTCCGACACCATGAACGAGGCCTACTGCGCCATGCTGTTGCGCAAGCTGGAAGCGTGGCAGAAGGAACACGGCCAGTTCGAGGTGGTGGTGGGCATCGAGACCGAAGGCATCCGGATCGGTTACACGCTGGCGAAGATGATGAACCTCACCTTTTACATCATGCCGCACCGGAGGATCGAGCTGGAACAACTGGGCGTACCCAAGTACCCCGCCGACACGCACTGGCTGATCGTCGATGACATCGTGACCACGGGCAGTCAGTTCATGCGCACCGTGGATTACCTGGACATCGAGGAGACGCCGGAGACCATCACCTATGCGTGCATGATCAAACGCAACCCGGCGAACCTGGATTTCTCCGCCGTCAGCGGCAGTCCCGACAAGGAACAGAAATGGGTCCGCACCGAACGCTTCGACTTCGTCGACAAGCGCCTCGTCGCGCTTTACAGTGAGGATTAG
- a CDS encoding protein-L-isoaspartate(D-aspartate) O-methyltransferase, which translates to MNLTARSSHEYSGQRQKMVEEQLIDRGIRDLAVLEAMSRLPRHLFVEPSFQHKAYGDHPLPIGDNQTISQPYIVAAMTEALALKGEERVLEIGTGSGYQTALLAELAAQVFTVERIKPLGRRAKELLDRLGYTNINYKIFDGTYGWRDQGPYDAILVTAAAPDVPKTLVEQLKDGGRMILPVGDSERQELVRVTVKNGGVQKTMLNHCLFVPLVGKYGWPEEE; encoded by the coding sequence ATGAACCTGACTGCCCGATCGTCCCACGAGTACTCCGGCCAGCGGCAAAAGATGGTCGAAGAACAACTGATTGACCGCGGCATCCGCGACCTCGCGGTGCTGGAAGCGATGAGCCGCCTGCCGCGCCACCTGTTCGTCGAGCCCTCGTTCCAGCACAAGGCTTACGGCGACCATCCTCTCCCCATTGGCGACAACCAGACCATCTCGCAACCGTACATCGTTGCCGCCATGACCGAAGCGCTGGCGCTCAAGGGCGAGGAACGCGTGCTGGAAATCGGCACCGGCTCCGGCTACCAGACGGCCCTGCTGGCGGAACTGGCGGCGCAGGTGTTCACCGTCGAGCGCATCAAGCCGCTCGGCCGCCGCGCCAAGGAACTGCTTGACCGATTGGGCTACACCAATATCAACTACAAAATCTTCGACGGCACCTATGGATGGCGCGATCAGGGGCCGTATGATGCTATTCTGGTAACAGCGGCGGCGCCGGACGTTCCCAAAACGCTGGTCGAACAATTGAAGGACGGCGGCCGCATGATTTTGCCCGTCGGCGATTCCGAGCGGCAGGAGCTGGTCCGCGTGACCGTGAAAAACGGCGGGGTGCAGAAGACCATGCTGAACCACTGCCTGTTCGTGCCGCTGGTCGGCAAGTACGGCTGGCCGGAAGAAGAGTGA
- a CDS encoding M28 family peptidase, protein MRPAETASLESHLKALVGERNPFSSPEALAAAGAYVESHFSACGLEVWRDPVSFEGKEYFNVFGRLEGAHPEEGLLIVGAHFDTVEGTPGADDNASAVAALLEIASCLKDTKPALTILFAGFTLEEYAFVGSEHLCKRLMQEDVPVAGMISLEMLGFVNRTPHSQNYPHYVDPAKYPDTGDFIAVVGNEVSQAMTVSLVESMKQAVPGLGVEFLVVPGDGAAFPEVQLSDHSPFWKGGHKAVMVTDTAFFRNPHYHMPSDTLEMLDLPFLRDVTEGVAAYLVSPQM, encoded by the coding sequence ATGCGCCCAGCCGAAACCGCCTCCCTCGAATCGCATTTAAAGGCCCTTGTGGGCGAACGGAACCCCTTTTCCTCACCGGAGGCCCTGGCGGCCGCCGGAGCCTATGTCGAATCCCATTTTTCGGCCTGCGGGCTGGAGGTGTGGCGCGACCCGGTGTCTTTCGAGGGAAAAGAGTATTTCAACGTGTTTGGCCGTCTGGAAGGAGCGCACCCGGAGGAAGGCCTGCTGATCGTCGGGGCGCATTTCGATACGGTGGAAGGCACGCCGGGCGCGGACGACAACGCCAGTGCCGTGGCAGCGCTACTGGAAATCGCCTCCTGCCTGAAAGACACCAAGCCGGCTTTGACCATCCTGTTCGCAGGATTCACGCTGGAAGAATATGCCTTCGTCGGCAGCGAGCACCTGTGCAAACGGCTCATGCAGGAGGATGTGCCGGTGGCCGGGATGATCTCGCTTGAGATGCTGGGGTTCGTGAACCGCACGCCGCATTCGCAGAACTATCCGCATTACGTCGATCCGGCGAAGTATCCGGATACGGGCGACTTCATCGCCGTGGTCGGCAACGAGGTGTCGCAGGCGATGACGGTGTCGCTGGTGGAATCGATGAAGCAGGCTGTGCCGGGGCTGGGCGTGGAGTTCCTGGTGGTGCCGGGAGACGGCGCGGCGTTTCCGGAGGTGCAGTTGAGCGACCATTCCCCCTTCTGGAAGGGCGGGCACAAGGCGGTGATGGTGACCGACACCGCATTCTTCCGCAATCCGCATTACCACATGCCCTCGGACACGCTGGAGATGCTCGACCTTCCCTTCCTGCGCGACGTCACCGAAGGCGTGGCGGCGTACCTGGTCTCTCCCCAAATGTAA
- the hflK gene encoding FtsH protease activity modulator HflK, translating into MSWDDLHDQGPPQERQRPRSGGGGGEGPGGPGPQMQMPQFKMPPFKPGTVLAAILVLLALWILPSVFYFVEQDEEGVVTRFGRYDRTTLPGPHFKFPSPIEHVYTPKVRQVRRTEIGFRLNNAGQVRDFPPESLMVTGDQNIIDIDLVVQYNISDSKDFLFIVRDTAQVVRDAAETVIRGIIGNKMIDEALTVGKAEIQILVKEQMQALLDEYQAGIRIINVQLQDVSPPKQVESAFKDVVSAREDKERMINEAQGYRNAVIPEARGQAAQIVRNAEGYREQIVKKSRGDAARFLSQFQEYKKAPEITRRRIYLETMEEIFPNMNKFVIGGKGSGVLPILPLGKDFQQNMNMNGRK; encoded by the coding sequence ATGTCATGGGATGATCTTCACGACCAGGGCCCGCCGCAGGAACGCCAACGGCCGCGCTCCGGTGGCGGTGGTGGTGAAGGACCGGGCGGCCCCGGACCGCAAATGCAGATGCCCCAGTTCAAGATGCCGCCGTTCAAACCCGGCACCGTATTGGCAGCCATCCTCGTTCTGCTGGCACTCTGGATTCTGCCCAGCGTTTTTTATTTCGTGGAACAGGATGAAGAAGGGGTGGTCACCCGCTTCGGCCGGTACGACCGCACCACCCTGCCCGGCCCGCATTTCAAGTTCCCATCTCCCATCGAACACGTATACACCCCGAAAGTCCGCCAGGTGCGCCGCACCGAAATCGGTTTCCGCCTCAACAACGCTGGCCAGGTGCGCGACTTCCCGCCGGAATCGTTGATGGTGACCGGCGACCAGAACATCATCGACATCGACCTGGTCGTTCAGTACAACATTTCCGACTCCAAGGACTTCCTGTTCATCGTGCGCGATACGGCACAGGTGGTCCGCGACGCGGCGGAGACCGTCATCCGCGGCATCATCGGCAACAAGATGATCGATGAAGCCCTGACCGTTGGAAAGGCGGAGATCCAGATCCTGGTCAAGGAACAGATGCAGGCCCTGCTCGACGAATACCAGGCGGGCATCCGCATCATCAACGTGCAATTGCAGGACGTCAGCCCGCCGAAGCAGGTGGAAAGCGCATTCAAGGACGTCGTCAGCGCGCGTGAAGACAAGGAACGCATGATCAACGAAGCGCAGGGGTACCGCAACGCGGTGATCCCGGAAGCCCGCGGACAGGCGGCCCAGATTGTCCGCAATGCGGAAGGTTACCGCGAACAGATCGTCAAGAAATCGCGTGGTGACGCCGCCCGGTTCCTGTCCCAGTTCCAAGAATACAAGAAAGCGCCGGAAATCACCCGCCGGCGCATCTACCTGGAAACCATGGAAGAAATCTTCCCCAACATGAACAAGTTCGTCATTGGCGGAAAAGGGAGCGGGGTTCTGCCGATCCTGCCCCTGGGCAAGGATTTCCAGCAAAACATGAACATGAACGGCCGCAAGTGA
- the hflC gene encoding protease modulator HflC produces MKQASVIGLIVLLIVLYSSMFTVKMTENAVVLQLQEYKKTITEPGLYFKIPVIQSVKYFSKQLLVNDDEAYEVITKDKKTLLIDNYSMWRIVDPLKFLQTVRTERGGASRLDDLIKSELRVELGTHDLVDAIVNTREQIMNKVTEEVDKKAADYGIQVTDVRIKRADLPPEIANSIFNRMRTERERIAKEYRSEGKEEATKIRAETDKEKTILMAEAYEEEQKIRGEGEKESIRIYAEAYSRDPDFYAFMRSMEAYKNSLKTDTTVLMDEKSDFLEYLNKIR; encoded by the coding sequence ATGAAACAGGCCAGTGTCATTGGACTCATTGTTCTGCTCATCGTGCTGTACAGCTCGATGTTCACCGTCAAGATGACGGAAAACGCCGTGGTCCTTCAGCTCCAGGAATACAAAAAGACCATCACCGAGCCCGGACTGTACTTCAAAATCCCGGTCATCCAGTCGGTGAAGTACTTTTCCAAACAACTGCTGGTCAACGACGATGAAGCTTACGAAGTCATCACCAAGGACAAGAAAACCCTGCTGATTGACAACTATTCCATGTGGCGCATCGTCGATCCGCTGAAGTTCCTGCAAACGGTGCGTACGGAACGCGGCGGAGCCTCGCGTCTCGACGACCTCATCAAATCGGAGTTGCGCGTGGAGTTGGGTACGCACGACCTGGTGGACGCCATCGTCAACACCCGTGAGCAGATCATGAACAAGGTCACTGAAGAAGTGGATAAAAAGGCGGCCGACTACGGCATCCAGGTGACCGACGTGCGTATCAAGCGCGCCGACCTGCCGCCGGAAATCGCCAACTCCATTTTCAACCGCATGCGCACGGAGCGCGAGCGCATCGCCAAGGAATACCGTTCGGAAGGCAAGGAGGAAGCCACCAAGATCCGCGCCGAAACCGACAAGGAAAAAACCATCCTGATGGCCGAGGCGTACGAAGAAGAACAGAAAATCCGGGGTGAAGGCGAAAAGGAATCGATCCGAATTTACGCCGAGGCGTACAGCCGGGACCCGGATTTTTACGCTTTCATGCGGTCCATGGAGGCTTACAAGAATTCCCTGAAAACGGACACCACGGTACTGATGGACGAGAAGTCCGATTTCCTGGAATACCTCAACAAAATCCGTTAG